One window of the Pieris rapae chromosome 11, ilPieRapa1.1, whole genome shotgun sequence genome contains the following:
- the LOC123689567 gene encoding uncharacterized protein LOC123689567 → MLPGPLAPIDANKTRALTTIYAPRKLKTRKHKTAQTRMLENDIPVKPSLSPFHPLPAIGQKAEKTKVIVFDLDKPISFHEVMQPLTPLRIHSLRKNTFKNYNAKPHLVRENTYDVINPIYVNAPTIDKKDCSRKTFSQPIKEVKMSAKTRFKNAALQVAKLSPMSKGKLLCLRESETFTLCKNNDDSCRLQRIPKSPAQKLNKLSEIFQSLELQGRQRDRLQKENSWF, encoded by the coding sequence ATGCTGCCCGGGCCACTCGCTCCCATCGACGCTAACAAAACACGCGCCCTCACAACGATCTACGCTCCGAGGAAACTTAAAACACGGAAGCATAAAACCGCGCAAACTAGGATGCTGGAAAACGACATCCCTGTCAAACCCAGTCTCTCACCCTTCCACCCACTCCCAGCGATCGGCCAGAAAGcggaaaaaactaaagtaattGTCTTCGATTTAGACAAACCGATCTCGTTTCACGAAGTGATGCAACCATTAACTCCTCTCAGGATACATAGCTTACGGaagaatacttttaaaaactacAACGCGAAACCACATTTAGTCCGTGAAAATACATACGATGTGATAAATCCTATTTACGTTAACGCGCCAACGATCGACAAAAAGGATTGCtcaagaaaaacattttcgCAACCAATCAAGGAAGTAAAAATGTCAGCTAAAACGAGATTCAAAAACGCCGCTCTGCAGGTTGCCAAGTTATCGCCAATGTCTAAAGGTAAACTTCTATGTTTAAGGGAAAGTGAAACATTTACCTTATGCAAAAATAATGACGACTCGTGCAGGCTACAGAGGATACCGAAGAGTCCGGcgcaaaaattaaataaactttctgaaatatttcaaagtcTGGAGCTGCAGGGCCGGCAACGAGATAGGTTGCAGAAGGAAAACAGCTGGTTTTGA